Proteins from a genomic interval of Polaribacter sp. Q13:
- a CDS encoding glycoside hydrolase family 2 TIM barrel-domain containing protein yields MVKTNKRILRGVLMLTYLFIIGILLFLVSSLYSFLNTGADRSKMLHTEVKQVEQYLPKVTWKNDGNKGRKISQEKIIAVQNDYLDAWYVKQVAYKTNTRVGIEDYFTKSSRKNIYNILDYNKLHKTSIESTTLEHNLDLEFFSEDGQLIVLKDSNALEYKKILKDKKLILESTEVSTYRYVLLLEDGFWRVRHMVKESTAKFKDTSQKNPLNFTNIKGINYYPQATPWNMYGDAFDINIIKNDFRIIKKAGLNSIRIFVPYEDFGKANVKFEKLEKLKKVLDTAFAEDLKVVVTLFDFYGNYDVLDWTLNQRHAEKIVETFKDHPAILAWDVKNEPNLDFASRGEVNVTAWLDFMIILIKKIDKKHPVTIGWSNTKSATILKDKVDVVSFHYYEDIEQLESEYLKLKEEIKDKPIVLQEFGLSSYGGFWRPFVGSEEKQANYYKEIQSIMTKNSIPFMSWTLYDFDVVPKEVLGSLPWRTNPQKKFGFITSSGAKKLSYKYISKE; encoded by the coding sequence ATGGTAAAAACGAACAAACGAATTCTTAGAGGTGTTTTAATGCTTACTTATTTATTTATAATAGGAATTCTTTTATTCTTAGTAAGCTCTTTGTACAGTTTTTTAAATACAGGTGCAGACAGAAGTAAAATGTTGCACACAGAGGTAAAACAAGTAGAACAATATTTACCTAAAGTTACTTGGAAAAATGATGGAAACAAAGGAAGAAAAATAAGTCAAGAAAAAATAATTGCTGTTCAGAATGATTATTTAGACGCTTGGTACGTAAAACAAGTTGCCTATAAAACCAATACTAGAGTAGGAATTGAAGACTATTTTACTAAAAGCTCTCGAAAAAACATATACAACATATTAGATTACAATAAATTACATAAAACGTCTATAGAGTCTACTACCTTAGAACACAACTTAGATCTCGAGTTTTTTAGTGAAGATGGGCAATTAATTGTTTTAAAAGATTCTAATGCTTTAGAGTATAAAAAAATTTTAAAAGACAAAAAATTAATTTTAGAATCTACTGAAGTCTCCACTTATAGATACGTTTTATTACTAGAAGATGGTTTTTGGCGGGTAAGACATATGGTAAAAGAAAGTACTGCTAAATTTAAGGATACCTCTCAAAAAAATCCATTAAATTTTACAAATATAAAAGGGATTAACTACTATCCGCAAGCGACTCCTTGGAATATGTATGGGGATGCATTTGACATCAATATTATTAAAAACGATTTTAGAATTATTAAAAAAGCCGGTTTAAATTCTATAAGAATATTTGTGCCTTACGAAGATTTTGGAAAAGCAAATGTAAAATTTGAGAAGTTAGAAAAACTAAAAAAAGTTTTAGATACGGCGTTCGCAGAAGACTTAAAAGTTGTAGTTACTTTGTTTGATTTTTACGGAAATTATGATGTTTTAGATTGGACATTGAACCAAAGACATGCCGAAAAAATTGTAGAAACATTTAAAGATCATCCCGCTATTTTAGCCTGGGATGTTAAAAATGAACCGAACTTAGATTTTGCTTCTAGAGGCGAAGTAAATGTAACCGCTTGGTTAGATTTTATGATTATCTTAATAAAAAAAATAGATAAAAAACATCCTGTAACTATTGGTTGGTCTAATACAAAAAGTGCCACTATTTTAAAAGATAAGGTAGATGTAGTCTCTTTTCATTATTATGAAGATATAGAGCAACTTGAAAGCGAATACCTAAAATTAAAAGAAGAAATAAAAGACAAACCAATCGTTTTACAAGAGTTTGGTTTATCTTCTTATGGTGGTTTTTGGAGACCTTTTGTGGGCTCTGAAGAAAAACAAGCAAACTATTATAAAGAAATACAAAGCATCATGACAAAAAACTCAATTCCTTTTATGTCATGGACTTTATATGATTTTGATGTTGTCCCCAAAGAAGTTTTAGGAAGTCTTCCTTGGAGAACAAACCCTCAGAAAAAATTTGGTTTTATCACCAGTTCTGGTGCAAAGAAATTATCTTATAAATATATTTCTAAAGAATAA
- a CDS encoding glycosyltransferase translates to MKLALVTAYPPSKVTLNEYAYHLVKSFRQSKKVTELILLTDETPEGKDINFTEKGCKITVKECWKFNSYGNTNNVIKAINETKPDAVLFNLQFMKFGDKKVVAALGLTLPLICKMKGIPTIVLLHNILEQVDLDSAGFTSNKLAQKIYNFIGTSLTRLILKADLVTVTMDKYVTTLEDKYKVDNVKMIPHGTFEIPDNPSQKLPEGPLKIMAFGKFGTYKKVEAMIEAVEIVRKETGLDLEIVIAGTDNPNVPGYLENAKETYKHVPQLTFTGYVEENEVEPLFTESAVVVFPYTSTTGSSGVLHQAGSYGRAVVMPNLGDLATLIEDEGYRGEFFEPESVTSLANAIKAIVTNDAYRIELGEANYKAATAFPMERITNMYLEEFDKIIAKKK, encoded by the coding sequence ATGAAATTAGCCCTCGTAACTGCATATCCACCAAGTAAAGTAACTTTAAACGAATACGCATATCACTTAGTAAAAAGTTTTAGGCAAAGTAAAAAAGTAACAGAATTAATTCTTTTAACGGATGAAACTCCAGAAGGAAAAGATATTAATTTTACGGAGAAAGGATGTAAAATTACGGTGAAAGAATGTTGGAAATTTAATAGCTACGGTAATACAAATAATGTTATAAAAGCAATTAATGAAACCAAACCAGATGCTGTTTTATTCAACTTGCAATTTATGAAGTTTGGAGATAAGAAAGTTGTTGCTGCATTAGGGTTAACATTGCCTTTAATTTGTAAAATGAAAGGAATTCCTACCATCGTTTTATTACATAATATTTTAGAACAAGTAGATTTAGATAGTGCTGGATTTACTTCTAATAAATTGGCTCAAAAAATATATAATTTTATTGGTACATCCTTAACCAGATTGATTTTAAAAGCAGATTTAGTTACGGTAACCATGGATAAATATGTTACTACCTTAGAAGATAAATATAAGGTTGATAATGTAAAAATGATTCCTCATGGAACTTTTGAAATTCCTGATAATCCATCACAAAAATTGCCAGAAGGTCCTTTAAAAATTATGGCTTTTGGTAAATTCGGAACCTACAAAAAAGTAGAAGCGATGATTGAAGCTGTAGAAATTGTAAGAAAAGAAACTGGCTTAGATTTAGAAATTGTAATTGCCGGAACAGACAACCCAAACGTACCCGGTTATTTAGAAAATGCTAAAGAAACGTATAAACATGTACCACAACTTACGTTTACTGGGTATGTAGAAGAAAATGAAGTAGAACCGTTGTTTACAGAAAGTGCTGTAGTTGTTTTTCCTTATACGTCTACAACAGGCAGTTCTGGAGTGTTACACCAAGCAGGTAGTTATGGTAGAGCAGTAGTAATGCCAAATTTAGGAGATTTAGCCACTTTAATTGAAGATGAAGGATATAGAGGAGAGTTTTTTGAACCAGAAAGTGTAACAAGTTTAGCAAACGCCATTAAAGCGATTGTAACTAATGATGCCTATAGAATTGAATTAGGTGAAGCTAATTATAAAGCTGCAACTGCTTTTCCTATGGAAAGAATTACGAATATGTATTTAGAAGAATTTGATAAAATTATAGCTAAAAAGAAGTAA
- a CDS encoding oligosaccharide flippase family protein, whose product MQAIMRFVKNGIKPEQLFMLSVLLVNGGNYLYNLVLGRVLGPEKFADAAILITFLLVLSFVAMTFQLVTAKFSVLFEDTIFTGFISKIYKNALFTGIFLGIAIIVFSTQLQHFFKTTSSTMFVIFGFGVPFYFLMSVNRGVFQGKQELKSLSITYQSEMISRLILTFALLYFLDIDSSLIIAIGIFCSFVFGLIPFKSSHISLLKPFSLEADNKKLVKNFFVITAFYELTQIIINNSDILLVKHYFESYEAGLYASLALIGRVVYFIAWMFVMLLLPKVVQLKKEGKDTLPILLKYVVYIGFIAAVIVISCFLFPDEIIKILFGSEYLSVASLLWKYASATGIFAISNIFAYYYLSLDKYVPVVLSGIFGMLQIVLVVLYHETLEQVVHVQIIAMVLLLIVQLSFFFFKDSKATKAIKETKE is encoded by the coding sequence ATGCAAGCAATTATGCGATTTGTGAAAAACGGAATTAAACCGGAACAGTTATTTATGTTAAGTGTTCTTCTTGTAAATGGAGGAAACTATTTATACAATTTGGTTTTAGGACGTGTTTTAGGGCCAGAAAAATTTGCAGATGCAGCTATCTTAATTACATTTTTATTGGTATTGTCTTTTGTGGCAATGACTTTTCAATTGGTAACAGCTAAATTTTCTGTACTTTTTGAAGATACTATTTTTACCGGCTTTATTTCTAAAATTTATAAAAATGCTTTATTTACCGGAATCTTTTTAGGGATTGCTATTATTGTTTTTTCAACGCAATTGCAGCATTTCTTTAAAACAACTTCTTCTACAATGTTTGTTATTTTTGGATTTGGAGTTCCGTTTTATTTTTTAATGAGTGTAAATAGAGGCGTTTTTCAAGGAAAACAAGAATTAAAATCTTTATCAATTACGTATCAATCAGAAATGATTAGTCGTTTAATATTAACCTTCGCATTATTATATTTTTTAGATATTGATTCTTCTTTAATTATAGCAATCGGTATTTTTTGTTCTTTTGTTTTTGGATTAATTCCGTTTAAAAGCAGCCATATTTCTTTACTTAAACCTTTTAGTTTAGAGGCAGATAATAAAAAGTTGGTAAAGAACTTCTTTGTTATTACAGCTTTTTACGAGTTAACACAAATCATTATTAACAACAGTGATATTTTATTAGTAAAACATTATTTTGAATCTTATGAGGCTGGTTTATACGCTTCATTAGCTCTTATTGGTAGAGTTGTCTATTTTATTGCTTGGATGTTTGTAATGTTACTTTTACCAAAAGTTGTTCAATTAAAAAAAGAAGGCAAAGATACGTTACCAATCTTGTTAAAATATGTTGTTTATATTGGTTTTATTGCTGCTGTAATTGTTATTAGTTGCTTTTTATTTCCTGATGAAATAATTAAAATTTTATTTGGTAGTGAATACTTATCAGTTGCATCATTATTATGGAAATATGCTTCTGCGACAGGAATTTTTGCCATCTCAAATATATTTGCATATTATTATTTGTCGTTAGATAAATATGTACCTGTTGTACTTTCTGGAATTTTTGGAATGTTACAAATAGTTTTGGTTGTGCTGTATCATGAAACATTAGAGCAAGTTGTTCATGTGCAAATTATAGCAATGGTTTTACTTTTAATAGTGCAACTTAGTTTCTTCTTTTTTAAAGATTCTAAAGCTACAAAAGCCATTAAAGAAACTAAAGAATAA
- a CDS encoding tetratricopeptide repeat protein, with amino-acid sequence MKIIYSTLFFFLFLSIQSFSQDMQEGFTYLETGKYQEAEVFFKDILKEYPTNKTARLCYGRAIGLNGKATAAVTLFTNLLKDYPTDFEVKLNYAESLLWNKNYPDAKSFYQTLLKENDKSFPALLGYANTLSNLKEFEDALIYVDKALEVLPGNPNALVSKKYMRLGLASKKVTDQKYEEAETILKENFTSFKDDKETLLNLANLYLISKQIEKAKSTYEIIGKKPEDKLTSLNGISLAYHLDTDDKTALTISKTALKSIDKNTSETLKNQTTERYIQALIWNKKYTPAETEIDKLLDNNEKPENWMLSLRATLNIYKSDFKKSIADYNLILKKDSASFDGNLGKANALKASGYYNNAYKSAENTLTFYEKQKDASNFIKQLDVSFTPFVETKFSYSYDNGDNEANAYDVKAEIPFSTKFKISANYNYRTTLNNQIDSLKATTNNLLLGVSYQILNNVTLKGSFGVTSSDSEAEKYTQLLTDISVNIKPFKLQSLDLGYKRDVQNFNAALLNDEIVQNNLILNYSLNTNFNLGWFTQYYYTWQSDENVRNLLFTSLYYNIFAKPSIKAGLNYQNISFKDSKDNYFSPSKFNAVEIFVDLIKDEAAAKKKEWFYGLTAATGLQYIENDDAQSTYRVQAKLGYKFSERALINIYGLQSNIASTAASATTSASFTYTEFGLRFKWIFLKKPLYKK; translated from the coding sequence ATGAAAATAATATATTCTACTCTTTTCTTCTTTCTTTTCTTAAGTATACAAAGCTTTAGTCAAGATATGCAAGAAGGTTTTACCTACTTAGAAACAGGTAAATACCAAGAAGCTGAAGTTTTTTTTAAAGATATCCTAAAAGAATACCCTACAAACAAAACGGCAAGACTTTGTTACGGAAGAGCCATTGGTTTAAATGGAAAGGCAACAGCTGCGGTAACACTTTTTACAAATTTACTAAAAGATTATCCCACAGATTTTGAAGTGAAACTGAATTATGCAGAATCTTTACTTTGGAATAAAAATTATCCTGATGCAAAATCTTTTTATCAAACTTTACTAAAAGAAAATGATAAAAGCTTTCCTGCATTGTTAGGTTATGCGAATACTTTATCTAATTTAAAAGAATTTGAAGACGCTTTAATCTACGTAGATAAAGCTTTAGAAGTACTCCCTGGAAACCCTAATGCATTGGTTTCTAAGAAATATATGAGATTAGGATTGGCGAGTAAAAAAGTAACGGATCAAAAATATGAGGAAGCAGAAACAATTTTAAAAGAAAATTTCACTTCTTTCAAAGACGATAAGGAAACATTACTAAACCTTGCTAATTTGTATTTAATTTCTAAACAAATAGAAAAAGCGAAAAGCACTTATGAAATTATAGGTAAAAAACCAGAAGATAAACTAACCTCTTTAAACGGAATTTCTTTAGCTTATCACCTAGATACTGATGATAAAACGGCATTAACTATAAGTAAAACAGCACTAAAAAGCATTGATAAAAACACCTCTGAAACCTTAAAAAATCAAACCACAGAAAGATATATTCAAGCATTAATTTGGAATAAAAAATATACACCTGCCGAAACTGAAATTGATAAATTATTAGACAACAATGAAAAACCAGAAAACTGGATGCTTTCTTTAAGAGCTACTCTTAATATTTATAAAAGTGATTTTAAGAAGAGTATAGCAGATTATAATTTAATCTTAAAAAAAGACAGCGCTTCGTTTGATGGTAATCTTGGAAAAGCAAATGCCCTGAAAGCCTCTGGTTACTATAACAATGCTTATAAAAGTGCAGAAAACACACTTACTTTTTATGAAAAACAGAAAGATGCTTCTAACTTTATAAAACAATTAGATGTAAGCTTTACCCCTTTTGTAGAAACCAAATTTTCTTATTCTTATGATAATGGAGATAACGAAGCAAATGCTTACGATGTAAAAGCGGAAATTCCTTTTTCTACAAAGTTTAAAATTTCAGCCAATTATAATTATAGAACAACCCTTAATAATCAAATTGACTCATTAAAAGCTACTACCAATAATTTATTATTAGGTGTTTCTTATCAAATATTAAATAATGTTACCTTAAAAGGTAGTTTTGGTGTTACGTCTTCCGATTCAGAAGCTGAAAAGTACACTCAATTATTAACAGATATTTCTGTTAATATAAAACCATTTAAGCTTCAAAGCTTAGATTTAGGTTACAAAAGAGATGTTCAGAATTTTAATGCCGCGTTATTAAATGATGAAATTGTACAAAATAATCTTATTTTAAATTATAGTTTAAATACAAACTTTAACCTCGGTTGGTTTACGCAGTATTATTATACATGGCAAAGTGATGAAAACGTTAGAAACCTCTTATTTACGTCTCTTTACTATAATATCTTTGCGAAACCATCTATAAAAGCAGGTCTTAATTATCAAAATATTTCTTTTAAAGACTCTAAAGATAATTATTTTAGTCCTAGTAAATTTAATGCCGTAGAGATTTTTGTTGATCTAATAAAAGATGAAGCTGCCGCTAAGAAAAAAGAATGGTTTTATGGTTTAACTGCAGCCACTGGTCTACAATATATAGAAAATGATGACGCTCAAAGCACGTATAGAGTTCAGGCTAAATTAGGATATAAATTTTCTGAACGTGCATTAATAAACATCTATGGTTTGCAAAGTAATATAGCTTCTACTGCTGCATCTGCAACAACCTCAGCAAGTTTTACGTACACAGAATTTGGGTTACGTTTTAAATGGATCTTCTTAAAAAAACCTTTGTATAAAAAATAA
- a CDS encoding T9SS type A sorting domain-containing protein — protein sequence MKYIIKNLLLISTFIVATNLNAQTNKADGFGVGEGVRFNKSQLSKSNITNALIDYLPETGSNHTETAFVFKPKGLSKNLNIKETFSVSYYQGKNKVSSVIATKSDGVVYDHSKIIYDRLNNDRLDSISTILVNEHQVIKSKISSVSGQTKYTLRFSIRVDTKENELFSFWNIDQYPTGNYHNYIIFGTSFSQVLSIANFIIDKHSSKDGLKSTLETSVLPNVFVKSGSYVNGILNLNIVNRTQEKSVNFVGNIAETELTAHIKAANVFSLSGNYNEVLSIETGVLFDIGFYLETTSSKQKDALYVADGPWGLDYLKEYVTVSNFEVNLSEREEDDAIYEVDRSVKVIGEVKGNINLFRHLLPRNESLSVEGYNFINFNIKNNEPVEVVIMTNENRDWEHRLRYTIPANSAEKTYTISLLDFVDDAGKKVMVSSIKTIVFSVIGDYTYYKPFSLDINKIAFTLNNNLNEESFTEELSEKLLNYPNPFTNSTTIQLPKVAKYIQINVYNLMGRIVDAQKINTNSSSSKKVQYNAPQLKKGVYKYRLIDDENNQHSGTFIVN from the coding sequence ATGAAATATATCATAAAAAATTTATTGCTAATTTCTACTTTTATAGTAGCTACAAACTTAAACGCTCAAACAAACAAAGCCGATGGATTTGGTGTTGGAGAAGGCGTAAGGTTTAATAAGAGTCAATTATCTAAAAGTAATATAACAAATGCTTTAATAGATTATTTACCAGAAACAGGAAGTAATCATACAGAAACGGCATTTGTTTTTAAACCTAAAGGACTCTCTAAAAATTTAAATATTAAAGAGACTTTTTCCGTAAGTTATTATCAGGGTAAAAATAAAGTATCTTCTGTTATAGCAACCAAATCGGATGGAGTTGTTTATGATCATTCAAAAATTATTTATGACAGATTAAATAATGATCGTTTAGATAGTATTAGTACTATACTTGTAAATGAGCATCAAGTAATTAAATCTAAAATAAGTAGTGTTTCTGGTCAAACTAAATATACATTACGCTTTTCTATTAGAGTTGATACAAAAGAAAATGAATTATTTAGTTTCTGGAATATAGACCAATACCCAACTGGTAATTATCATAACTATATAATTTTTGGAACATCCTTTTCTCAAGTTTTATCAATAGCAAATTTTATTATAGACAAACATTCATCTAAAGATGGATTAAAAAGTACCTTAGAAACAAGTGTTTTACCAAATGTTTTTGTTAAATCTGGTAGTTATGTTAATGGTATTCTAAACCTAAATATTGTAAATAGAACACAAGAAAAGTCAGTTAATTTTGTTGGTAATATTGCCGAAACAGAATTAACAGCACATATTAAAGCAGCCAATGTTTTTTCACTTTCAGGAAACTATAATGAAGTATTATCTATAGAAACAGGTGTTTTATTTGATATTGGTTTTTATTTAGAAACAACTTCTTCTAAGCAAAAAGATGCTTTATACGTGGCAGATGGACCTTGGGGTTTAGATTATTTGAAAGAGTATGTAACGGTTTCTAATTTTGAAGTAAACTTATCTGAAAGAGAAGAAGATGATGCTATTTATGAAGTGGATAGGAGCGTAAAGGTAATAGGAGAAGTAAAAGGAAATATTAATTTATTTAGACACCTTTTACCTAGAAATGAAAGTTTAAGTGTTGAGGGGTATAATTTTATAAATTTCAATATTAAAAATAATGAACCGGTAGAAGTCGTTATTATGACGAATGAAAATAGAGACTGGGAGCATAGGTTACGATATACGATTCCTGCAAATTCAGCAGAGAAAACATATACCATTTCATTGTTAGATTTTGTAGATGATGCGGGGAAGAAGGTTATGGTTTCAAGTATTAAAACAATAGTATTTTCAGTAATAGGTGATTACACATATTATAAGCCTTTTAGTTTAGATATAAATAAGATAGCATTTACTCTAAACAATAATTTAAATGAGGAAAGTTTTACAGAAGAGCTTAGCGAAAAATTATTAAACTATCCAAATCCTTTTACAAATTCTACAACAATACAGTTACCTAAAGTAGCTAAATATATTCAAATTAATGTATATAATTTAATGGGTAGAATTGTAGATGCTCAGAAAATTAATACAAATTCTTCTTCTTCTAAAAAAGTACAATACAATGCTCCTCAATTAAAAAAAGGAGTTTATAAATACAGGCTTATTGACGATGAAAATAATCAACATTCTGGAACCTTTATCGTCAACTAG
- a CDS encoding LytTR family DNA-binding domain-containing protein, which translates to MNCIIIDDEKMARVIIKTLCNEIDSLNLLEEFPSAIEAIKYLNENKVDLIFLDIHMPNFSGLDFIKSLKNPPKIILTTSDPKFAIEAFEYDFIVDYLLKPLELPRFKKAIDKAERKNLASNEVKKETSKPIDIENDFYVNIDRRLIKIDLPSIYLIEAKGDYIKIKTETKDYKVHSTLKKIEEKLPDSLFLKIHRSYIINIKKIIDIEDNSVLIKKDVIPVSRSKRPELMKRLDLL; encoded by the coding sequence ATGAATTGTATTATTATTGATGATGAAAAAATGGCAAGGGTTATAATTAAAACCTTATGCAATGAAATAGATTCTTTAAACCTTTTAGAAGAGTTTCCAAGTGCCATAGAAGCAATAAAGTATTTGAATGAGAATAAGGTAGACTTAATCTTTTTAGATATTCATATGCCTAATTTTAGTGGTTTAGATTTTATTAAAAGTTTAAAAAACCCACCAAAAATTATTTTAACTACTTCAGATCCTAAATTTGCTATAGAAGCTTTTGAGTATGACTTTATTGTAGATTATTTATTAAAACCTTTAGAGTTACCTCGTTTTAAAAAAGCAATTGATAAAGCTGAAAGAAAAAATTTAGCCTCAAATGAAGTAAAAAAAGAAACTTCTAAACCCATAGATATTGAAAACGATTTTTACGTAAACATAGATCGTAGATTGATAAAAATAGATTTACCTAGTATTTATTTAATAGAAGCCAAAGGAGATTATATTAAAATAAAAACAGAAACAAAAGATTATAAAGTACATTCTACTCTTAAGAAAATTGAAGAAAAACTACCAGATTCTCTATTCCTTAAAATACATCGTTCTTATATTATCAATATTAAAAAAATTATAGATATTGAAGACAATAGTGTCTTAATAAAGAAAGACGTTATTCCTGTTAGTAGGTCTAAACGACCAGAATTAATGAAAAGATTAGATTTACTTTAA
- a CDS encoding Hpt domain-containing protein, with product MEQPNLEYIEQLARGDDSIKAELIKVIKTEFPEEKKDYYNSLENKEFKKIEENVHKLKHKISILGLEKSYEIANEFEHNLRELSLEKEEDFEKILKTITAYIETI from the coding sequence ATGGAGCAACCAAATTTAGAATATATAGAACAATTAGCAAGAGGCGATGATTCTATTAAAGCAGAGTTAATAAAAGTAATTAAAACAGAGTTTCCAGAAGAGAAAAAAGATTACTATAACAGCTTAGAAAATAAAGAGTTTAAAAAAATTGAAGAAAATGTTCATAAACTTAAACATAAAATTAGTATTTTAGGTCTCGAAAAGAGCTACGAAATTGCTAATGAGTTTGAACATAATCTTCGAGAACTAAGTTTAGAGAAGGAAGAAGATTTTGAGAAGATTTTAAAAACAATTACGGCGTATATAGAAACTATATAA
- a CDS encoding ATP-binding protein, producing MNSLLKRQIRKFLPKELQSNKELDQFLEAIDKSYSISEEQFLMLQRATKFSSDELYSANEQLREESDSQKNIISKLESVIDKLQFYDLKDDRPMENSDSLKLVDFIDNQTREIIRINQQKDILLKNLEHQNQELKEYTQMFSHDLRTPLQSVEALTTWLQEDYLDLIDESGNEKLELIKENVERMDIIVKGILQYSSIGNAYSDLIDISLAALVDTIIQDIDKKENVTFIIPKKLPTIKGDEYRLEKLFSHLIDNAIKFNNKENIIVEIGFKEEEDFWNFYIKDNGIGIEERYFDKIFVTFQKLEDDYSSSGIGLSIVKKVIELYKGEISIESTPKVGSTFYFSLKK from the coding sequence ATGAATTCTCTATTAAAAAGACAAATAAGAAAATTTCTTCCCAAAGAATTACAGTCTAACAAAGAATTGGACCAATTCTTAGAGGCTATAGATAAATCTTACAGTATTTCAGAAGAACAGTTTTTAATGTTGCAAAGAGCAACTAAATTCAGTTCAGACGAACTGTATAGTGCTAATGAACAATTAAGAGAAGAGTCTGACTCTCAGAAAAATATAATTTCAAAATTAGAAAGTGTAATCGATAAATTACAGTTTTATGATTTAAAAGATGATCGTCCAATGGAGAATTCAGATTCTTTAAAATTGGTAGATTTTATTGATAATCAGACAAGAGAAATAATACGTATCAATCAACAAAAAGATATCCTTTTAAAGAATTTAGAACATCAAAATCAAGAATTAAAAGAGTACACACAAATGTTTTCTCATGATTTAAGAACTCCTTTACAAAGTGTAGAAGCCTTAACAACTTGGTTACAGGAAGACTATTTAGATCTTATAGATGAAAGTGGAAATGAAAAGCTAGAACTTATTAAAGAAAATGTAGAAAGAATGGATATTATTGTAAAAGGAATTTTACAATATTCATCAATAGGTAATGCTTATAGTGATTTAATAGATATAAGTTTAGCTGCTTTAGTTGATACAATTATACAAGATATTGATAAAAAAGAGAATGTTACTTTTATTATTCCAAAAAAATTACCAACTATTAAAGGAGATGAATACAGACTTGAAAAGTTATTTTCTCACTTAATAGATAATGCTATAAAATTTAACAATAAAGAAAATATTATAGTTGAAATTGGTTTTAAAGAAGAAGAAGACTTCTGGAATTTCTATATTAAAGATAATGGAATAGGTATTGAAGAAAGATATTTTGATAAAATATTTGTTACATTTCAAAAATTAGAGGACGATTATAGCTCATCTGGAATTGGATTATCGATTGTTAAAAAAGTAATTGAGCTATATAAAGGTGAAATTTCTATAGAATCTACACCAAAAGTAGGTTCTACTTTTTATTTTAGTTTAAAAAAATAA